The DNA region TGCCATTTCCCGGCCCTTTGCGGTGGATACGGTTGCTCCAAAAGCGCAACTGTCCTCCCCCTACACCCTCTTCTCCCCCAACGGAGACGGGAAAAAGGATAATCTCCCCATCAATGTTACTACCGAGGGGGATGATGATACCTGGGAAGCAGTTATCACCGATTCCAAGGGAACGGTAATCCAATCCTGGACCTGGACCGGAAAAGCCCCGTCCTCCCTTTCCTGGGACGGAACGGACAGTGCAGGAAATGCCGTACCCGACGGGACCTACCGCTTCAACCTGAGCTCCACCGATGAGGCGGGGAACGATACCAGGATACCCCTGGACAATATTATTGTGGACGCCCGGATACCCAGGGCCTTCCTTACCTCTTCAAGCAACGCGGTTGCCCCCAAGGCAGGACCCACCGGGGAAGCCCTGCGCTTTAGCGTGATACTGACCCCCAGGGACGGCATAGAAAACTGGTCCCTGGAACTTAAGGATGAAAGCGGTACGGTACGGCGGCATTTCCCCGCGCCCGGAACCGCTCAAACAGCCGCACCCCCGGAACTTATTATCTGGAACGGTTATGATGATTCGGGGATACTCCGGGAAGGCCGGTTCACACCCCAGCTTTCTATTACCTATGCCAAGGGCGATGTGGTTTCAATTTCCGCGCCCCCCATTACGGTGGACGTGACCGGGCCGGCCCTGAGCTTTGCCTATGAACCGGAATACTTCAGCCCGGATAATGACGGGGTGGATGATGAGCTTGCCATGTTCTTAGGGGCCATGGATCTGTCCCCCATTGCAAACTGGAGCCTGGAAATTCACGAACCGGAACCGCCGAATCTGCTGTTCTACCGCATTGAAGGCCGGGGAAGCCCGGCTGAAAGGACACTCTGGGACGGCCGGAGTTCCAAGGGCGAACTGGTTCAGTCCGCCACTGATTATCCCTTCATCTTCAGGGCCATTGATTCCCTGGGGAACATCAGTACCCTGGATGGAACCATCGGGGTGGATGTGCTGGTAATCCGGGACGGGGACAACCTGAAGATCATGGTGCCCTCCATCGTGTTCCGGGCAAACGAAGCGGACTTCAAGGGCAAGGATCTGGACCCGGTCCAAGGCCTGACCCAGGCCCAGATTGACAACAACAACCGGGTCCTGCGGCGTATCGCCCAGATCCTCAACAAGTTCCGGGACTACCGGGTCCAGGTTGAAGGCCACGCCAATCCCACCAGCAAAGTGGTACCCCCCGCAGAAGCCCAGGGGGATCTGGCCCTGAGCGAACGGCGGTCAAAAGCGGTGGTAGACTTCCTGGTGGGCTTCGGGGTCAACCGGGGCAGACTCAGCGCCATAGGCCGGGGCAGCACCAGACCGATTATCACCTTTGAGGATCATGATAACTGGTGGAAGAACCGGAGGGTGGAGTTTATATTGATCAAATGAGGCATTTCCTAAATGTCAGATTTTGGAAATGCTACCTTGGATTTAGATGGAAAAGCGGGCTTTAAGCCGCTTTTCCAAGAACTGGTTCCAAAACCAACCGGGTTTTGGAACCAGCTCAAGTAAATTGCCGATACTATTTGTACTGAAATCGTAAGGTGAAACAGGCCTGCGGGGTTTTAATTCCGCAGGCTTTGTTTTAATATAAGGGAGGTTCGTTATGAAAAGAAACCTTTGCTTTCTGGCTTTTTTTGCCCTGGGCATTTCTCTCTTTGCACAATCGGTGGAGGATTTTATCATTTCTATCGAAAGTGGGGGTATCACCATTATCGATTATATCGGAAGCGAAAAAGAGGTGATCATTCCCGGAGATATCCAAGGCGTGCCGGTCACTGCTATCGGGGAGGATGCCTTTGCGGGGCAGCAGCTTGTTGCTGTTACCATACCTAAGGGGGTGGTTTCCATAGGAAAGGGCGCCTTCGCGGTAAACCAGATATCTTTTGCCGCCATTCCTGAAACGGTCAGTACCATTGAGAACAGCGCCTTTGCCATGAACCAGTTATGCAGCGTAACCCTTCCGGGTAAGATTGTTGTCATTGAAGATAATGCATTCAGTGATAATCACTTAACCAGCATAACAATCCCCAGGGGTGTCAAATCCATCGGACGTATGGCCTTTTACAATAACCGCTTAACCAATGTAGAGCTCTCCCCGGGTGTCACTGTTATTAATGCAAGCGCCTTTGCCTTTAACCAGATAAACAGCATCAACATCCCCTCCACGGTCGTTACCATCGGGGATGACGCCTTTGCGGGGAATAAAATTACCAGCATTAGCATTCCGGATGGCATAAACTCCATCGGGATCAGCGCCTTTGCGGACAACCAGTTGACTCGCATTCAAATCCCGGAAAATGCAAAAATGTCCGATGATGCCTTTGATGATAGCTTCATAAATTTTTACCGCAGGAACGGAAAACGGGCCGGGGCCTATACCCTCAACAGCAATACCTGGGCATTTGCCCGGCGCAGTGTTTATTAACCAATTTTAGCTTGTTGCGGGTAATTTTAAGTATCTATCCCGGCTTCCTGCAGCTTTCGCCTGAGCTCCTGATTTTCTCGGTCCTTTTCTGCCAGCGCCTGCTGGTTTTCCGCCAGCGCCTGCTGGTTTTCTGCTAGTATGGGCTGGTATTTCGCTTCTGCTTCTTCCCATACCTCTTCCTGCCAGGCTGCTTTTGCCTCGTCCCAGTCCCATTCACCAAATGCCATATTTAATACCTCCCCGCCATGTTCCTCGAAAAAACGCTCCAGTATCCGGTTCTTTATGCAATACTGGACCGCCTCGGTCACCGCCTGCTCCAGGGGCATGACCGCCTCGTTTTCCCGCACCTTTGCCACAAACTGCGCGTATCCTGATAGGTTCTCGCTTCTTTGGAGCAGTTCCGTGTTCTGCCCATAATTAATATTATACACCGTGACGATCAGATCAAGGGGGACTTTTTCGCCTGGCTCCAGCCCGATAAAGGCGTCGGAAAGCCGCAATTCCCACTTTTCCGGCGCTTTCTCCGGGCCGTTGTACAGAACGATAAATTCAGGTTTGGGGATCTTTACCAGGGTGGTTTTGTATAAGGCTCGGCGCGAAATGATTTTCTCGTAAACCCGGGCAATATACGACAAAATCCGCAGGGGCATGTTCCAGTTGAGGGTTGACTGGTGTTCTATCACGAATACCAGTTTGTCCCCCGCTGTAAAGGACAGGTCGTTGATCCGGTCCATGTAGAGGACATCTTCCAAGGTATTTATGGTTATGGATATGGACGGATCGTACTCGATACCTTCCAGGGCGGCATACAGTTCCCGGAGCCTGTCTTCGTCATTAAAGAGTTTCGTAAAGACACTATCCTTATACTTTGCATTCACGCTCAATTGCTTTTCCTCCTCAAAAAAGTAGGGACTGAATGGTCCCGATTTACCCCTGTTAGGGGGCGGGGAGGAAAAATACTTTAGTGGCGAGGAGAATTTTGTAATTTAAAACAGGTCCCCACCAGGGGGTTCCCCGCTGGGGGTCCGCCTCTGGTGGGTTGCCGTTTACTTATTTTTACCTGTTTTTTCTCCGCTAATTCTTCGGCTTAACATAGTACGCAATCCGGTAGAAGTCGCTGTTGGTGTATCCAATGGCTGCCTTCCAGAACTGGGCTGTGTTATTGCCGGCCGCGGTATCCCGGGATGGCCAGGTCTCAATGCTGGTACGGTTCTCCTTGATCTTATACAGTGCCGGTACCGCCATGGTTTCCCATCCTTTTTGGGATACGCCGTTACCATCGCTGACATCCTCGGTGAATTGGGTGGGATTATAGTAAGCCATCTTCACCCCGTCGTAGAAGTCTGTCATGGTGATATCCAGGTAGGATATCCAAGGCAGCTTGTCCCGGTCCAGGGTAAGATCCACCCAGCGGCCCACGGCGCCCACATCATCCACAATAACGCTGGTACCTGGGGTGTAAGCTGTGCCGGTCCAGGCTAATTTAAGGTAGATCAGGTCCGTGCTGTTGGACTTGAAGAAGGCCAGATGGGCGGCATTGGTAGTTTGATCGATCTGCATACTGATGTACTGCCCGGAGAAGCTGTAGTTGGGGTCCGACGTGTTCATGGCGTATTGTACCGTCCATTGGTTCCTTGAGGGGTTCTGGACTGTGGAGGCTATGGCTAGGCGCACGGTCTGGTTTTCCGCATCGTAATAGGCGATTACCGGCCTGCCATCGCTGAGCAGGTCTATGGCGCTCCATTCCCCGGCCCCCTCCGCCGCACCTACCCGTGACAGGCCGGTACCGGTGCTGGGTCTAACCCGATCTTCGCCTGAGGTGTCATCGCCATCCGAGCCGCCGTCCAGGTTTATCCATCTTCGGGCCCGCATTCCTCCCATATTGTTGGTCGTAAGTGTATTGTTTGCGGAGGCGTTATAATTAGTTTCGGTAACATTGGAGCCTGATTTGCCGTACCAGTACTTCATGGACTTATCCTTGGTGTCATAATAGCTTACGTGCATATAATCGCCCCGGTAAACCACCCGCGGGTTGGTAAACTGATCGATGATCTTGTTATGGAGCACCTGTTCCGGGTCGTAATGGGGATTGCTAGTAGCGGCCCCCGCTTCCCAACTGGAGCTTTGTCCTGCGGGATCGGAGCCTCTGATACCGCCGCTGTTATTTGTATTAAAGGTACCGGCATAGGAACGGGTAATATTCCAGAAAACCGTGGGATATGCCCGGTTTGTGGTGTTTCCGGTGGTCCGCCTGGTGGCTGACATATGGATGTCCGTGTGATCCATGGTACCGCCCCCGTTATAGGCCCAGAGGGTAGTGCGGGCAGCGTTGTTCTTTGCATAGTAGAGCGCCTGGTTGGACAGTTCCGCCCAAGCGCCCCAGAGGGTTCCGTCAGAGGGGTCCATGGTCATAGAGGGGTCCACAGGCCTGGTGCTGCCGTCGAAATACCCCCGGTTGTCGCCGGTGTTGGTATCATTGGACTGCCAGATATGCACCGCATGATCGTCGTTCCAGAGTTCGCCCCCGGGCTCCGCGGGGTTATAGCCCCCCCGGTTCCAGCTGTTCTGATTGTTGTTCCGGTCATTCACCGTTAGTGAGTTGGGAGTCGCGGCGCTGTCGGTTACCCGGATTTGTCCGGTAACCGCCGTGGTAGGCACGGTAAAGACGATGGCATGGGCCGATCGAGTGGAAGTAGCAGCAATCACTTCACCGTCCGCAGTGTAGAATCGTATGACACTCTGGATACTTGATGTATTAAGGTTCCAGCCGTTCATGGTTACTGTTTCCCCTCTGCTGAAGGTAAACCAGCCCTGCTTGGAGCGGATAGTGTGGTACCCTTTGGAACTGTCCCGGGTATAGCCCTGGATATAGGGCTGGATGTCCACGCTGATGCGGTTGTACCCTTCGTTTGCCGTTAAGGGGCTGAAGCCATCGTTGTTTCCGCCGATCCCTAAGTTGAGGTGGTTCCGCTGTAAGTTCTGGTTGCTGGTAACATCCTTGACGATAACTTCGACCTTGATGTCCGAACCAATTATGGTACTAGCCGGTATGGATTCGGTATCCCAGATAAAGGCCCACTCCGCCCGATGCCCATCCAGATCAATATCGTTGAACACATAGGGCTTGTTGGACTGGGTATCGTAGGATGCGGGTATACCGCTGGTTACGGGTATCAACACCCCCCGGGTCGCGTTAGTACCGGTATAGTTTGTATCCTTCTCAAGTATCTTAAATTCGTTGGAGCCTGTTGATGAAGTAAACTTTAGCCATACCTCGCCTATGCGCTGTTCGTCAAAGGCGTAGCCCCGCAGTATTACTGAACCGCTGAGGGTGTCCCGGACAAACTTGGTGGGCTGGCCATTTTCGATGAAGTAGCTCTTCAGGCTGTCGTTAATCGAGGCGGTGGTATTCCCGCTGCGGGGTTCTATGTGCCCGGAACGCTGGATGTTACTAGCGCTTCCTCTGGGGTTAAAGAGACCGGGCCTATTCAGGTTCGAACCGATGCCCGTGGGTGTCGCAGTATTTGTACCGTTGGCCGAGCCTCCTGCGGGGTTGAAGTCCCAGAGCTTAACCTTGGGCTTGACCGTGTCCGCGTTGGCCACATTAAGGCCAATAACCTTTACATCAAAGGGCTGATCCAAATTCGTATAGAGGCCTAAGGGATGGTACACGTATTCCCCCAATACTTGTTGATAAGGATCGGGGTGATCATCCGACTGCATGGGGATCTTTATGGAGTTGTAGACCTTGAGGATAAATTTGGCCCCGTTGTTTCCCACGTCGCTGATGGTATTAAAGTCACTTTCCCGATAGGAATCGACGCCGCTGATGATGAAGTCCTGGCTAACTGTGTTATCGAAACGGTCCAGGGTCAGGTTAAGCTCACTGGCGGTCCCTGAGCCGGCCACTGCGTGGCCTATGGCCATGAAGATGGTTCCGCTGGTGAATCCCGCAGGGGCGCCCACCGCTTCCCAGCCCGTGTCCCCCAGAGTTTCAATGCGGTAGTATTTCCCCGCAGTTAAAGCTGTCGCTGCGGTTGTGGTAGCCGCATAGCCGCTTACATAGTACAGGCGGTAGTGGTAGGGGGCTCCCTCCCCTTCGATATGGACCTTGAAGCCCAGCCGCTTGTTGCGGACCGTTATGTTGGTGGTTTCGTAGTTCGCCGTAATGGTGCGGTATTCTCTTGGGTCGCTGAAGTCGGGGTTATTGCCGCTGCCCAGGACATCCGTAGCGATGGTGACGCTGGTTACCTTGGGGGGATTGTTGGAGAAGAAGATCCGGTATTCATAATAACTGGCATTCCCGGCGCTGTCAAAGACCACAAAGTGTACCTTGCCCAGGCCGTCGTTGAAGGTGGTGGTGTTGAGATAAGAGTACCACACGTTATGAATCCCGTTGTCCGAAATGCCGTCTATAAACCCGTCCTGGTCATCATCATCGGCGGTTTCCGCCGGGCTATTGATCACGATGGCGGAGACATTGTTGCTCCCAGCAGGGACATCCAGTTTTGGAAGCTGGACGTTGTTCAGGCTTCCCTGACTGGGAACGCCCTCCACAACCTGGCGGCCTTTATACACAGGAATGGTGTCCCCTGCCTGATATATGCCCCCGGCTCTTTCCTTAATGGCTATTGGGACGTCCGCAGTACCGTTGTTACGGCTGAACCAGACCACCACCTTGTCGATGCCCTGGACGGTGATCCCCGTATCGGAATCCCAGGCTTCACCCACCAGGCGGTAGTTGGTGCCCGCCGCCACGGCGTTCCCGGTCATGGACCCCCAGGGGTAGTACCGGTCAAGTTTCAGGGGTATGTCCAGTACTGCGGCTGTTCCGATCCCATCCGTTACCCGAAGAGACAGGTTGTAGGGCTTAGCTACACCAAGGCTGATGAGATCATTCGTGTTCAGGGTGAGGGATATTTCGTACTCCACGTAGTATTTACCCGTGCCAGTGTACAAGTCATTGGGGTGGATACCGGCGTCGCTGACCGCTTCCACCACCCAGGTGTCGGCGCTGACCGCCGGGGTTCCGGTGAAGTTCGCCTTGAACAGGGTCCCCAGGGTATTTTTTTCTGCACCGTAGGTCGTGTAATTATAGGACGTACCCTGGTAATAGATAATGTACCAGCGGCCGTTTACCATTTGCTCGGGCCGTTTCAGGTGTTCCAGTGCGGGAACCGCGTATGTATTCTGGGTTGGATACGTGTTGGGATCGAGGGAATTTGGAGCGACCAGGACATTGGTATACGACGAATCGCTTTCCTTTTTCCAGGTGATGGTTGACAGCCCCTCATCGTCCCGTACCCGGGCCTTCACGGTGAAGCTCCCGCTCAGATTCGGCGCTGTTCCTCCGGCCGCCGAAGAATAGGTGGCGCCATCTTTTATAACTCTGTAATCGGTGTAGTATTCCGGCTGCCCGGCCACAAAGACGACCTTGGTAGTCTGGACCAGGCCCTTCTGTTTCCGGGCCCCGTGGTCGCTGTAGGAAGCGTCCCAGGCCATAACTTCCACAGTAAAGCTGCGCTTATCAACATCCCCCACCGGGCTGAGCGATGCGTCCCGGTTAATGCTAAAGGACCATGCGGTAAAGCCCCCGGGGCTTATTGCGGGGGTGAAGCTTCTCCAGCCCACTGCGTTATCCCCGCCGTTGCTTTCATCGTCCAGTTCCCCCGGGGTAGCGACGATGACTTCGCCATTATCATTATCCTTGACCCGGTACACCATGGAATGGACCCAGTCATTGTCCTGGACCAGGCCGCTTATAGAGACTTCGCCACCCACTTCCATTCCGTTGGGATAGTCCTGGTCGTTGGGTGGGGGGAAATTGATGGTCACCACCGGAAGGTCCCCGTTGGGGTTAATCTGGAGCTTAAAGATATCCACCGCTGTTTTACTCGTGGCTCCGCTTGTGGCGTATACCATGGGCTTGGTGGACTCGTTGCCCGCCTTGTCAATTACCTTAAAGCGCATGGGAAGTTCGTAGATCTGAGACCCATTATTGTAGGTAACATAATTCGCCAACGCACCGTCGATTTTGGTTATGTCCAGAATGTCCGGGAATTCGAATTTCCAGTTGTTCATACTGTTACTGCCGATAAGAATGGTTTTATCGTTGCCGTCCATAGTCCCTGTAATAGATTCGCTGTACTTGTGCCAGACCGTGTTTCCGCCGGTTTCCGTTTTTCCTAACTGGTAGTACAGATCCGCCACGGCGTTATCGTCGGAGCTTACCCCCTGGACGATGACCCGGGACTCCACCCACTT from Treponema primitia ZAS-2 includes:
- a CDS encoding leucine-rich repeat domain-containing protein, producing MKRNLCFLAFFALGISLFAQSVEDFIISIESGGITIIDYIGSEKEVIIPGDIQGVPVTAIGEDAFAGQQLVAVTIPKGVVSIGKGAFAVNQISFAAIPETVSTIENSAFAMNQLCSVTLPGKIVVIEDNAFSDNHLTSITIPRGVKSIGRMAFYNNRLTNVELSPGVTVINASAFAFNQINSINIPSTVVTIGDDAFAGNKITSISIPDGINSIGISAFADNQLTRIQIPENAKMSDDAFDDSFINFYRRNGKRAGAYTLNSNTWAFARRSVY
- a CDS encoding Rpn family recombination-promoting nuclease/putative transposase produces the protein MNAKYKDSVFTKLFNDEDRLRELYAALEGIEYDPSISITINTLEDVLYMDRINDLSFTAGDKLVFVIEHQSTLNWNMPLRILSYIARVYEKIISRRALYKTTLVKIPKPEFIVLYNGPEKAPEKWELRLSDAFIGLEPGEKVPLDLIVTVYNINYGQNTELLQRSENLSGYAQFVAKVRENEAVMPLEQAVTEAVQYCIKNRILERFFEEHGGEVLNMAFGEWDWDEAKAAWQEEVWEEAEAKYQPILAENQQALAENQQALAEKDRENQELRRKLQEAGIDT